GTTCCACGGCGCCAGTGCCGAGCGGATCATCGTTTCGGCACGCACTTCGGGGGCAGTTGGCGAGACGGACGGCATCAGCCTGTTTCTGCTCGCCCGCGACACGCCGGGGCTTAGCTTGCGTCCCTACCCCACCATCGACGGCCTGCGCGCGGCGGAAGTTAGTTTGACGGAGGCCGCTGGCGAGCTGTTGGGCGCCGAAGGCCAAGCCCATGGCGTCATCGAAGCCGTGATCGACAATGCCATCATCGCGGTTTGTGCCGAGGCCGTCGGCATCATGCAAACGCTGAACGAAATGACGCGCGCCTATGTCGACAGCCGCAAGCAGTTCGGCGTGGCGATCGGCAAATTCCAGGTCTTGCAGCACGCACTGGTCGACATGTATATGGCGCATGAATTGTCAAAATCGCTCACTTATCGCGCGGCGGGCGCTGTCGCGGCCGCAGGTGCGAGAGAACGCGCCCGTGCCGCCAGCGCCGCCAAAGTACAAATCGGCAAAGCGGGAAAACTAATCGGCGAGCAAGCGGTGCAACTGCATGGCGGCATGGGCATGACCGACGAGCTCGCGGTCGGCCATTATTTCAAGCGCCTCGCC
The window above is part of the Pseudomonadota bacterium genome. Proteins encoded here:
- a CDS encoding acyl-CoA dehydrogenase family protein, with the translated sequence MNFTLSDEQILFQESVDNFVAKECDIDQRRALLAGDDGFSRDHWARFAELGWLGLALDEAHGGLGGSALDGAVLMEAFGRGLVPAPYLASVVLGGGLITAAGNDAQKSALLPGLAAGELMLAFAYAEPRGRYDLAHVETRAEKKNGGYNLSGHKSVVFHGASAERIIVSARTSGAVGETDGISLFLLARDTPGLSLRPYPTIDGLRAAEVSLTEAAGELLGAEGQAHGVIEAVIDNAIIAVCAEAVGIMQTLNEMTRAYVDSRKQFGVAIGKFQVLQHALVDMYMAHELSKSLTYRAAGAVAAAGARERARAASAAKVQIGKAGKLIGEQAVQLHGGMGMTDELAVGHYFKRLAMIETLFGNTDHHRRRFARLSAA